The region TACATTTCCTTGACACACAGAGACCTTGGCCCGGGGCAGCACAGGTTGACAGCTTTCCAGGGTTATGTACGTATTTGACAGTGTCgatcagagatgctgagcatggGGACATCCAGAATCTGAGCCCTGACAGATGGCTCCGCATGTGTGTGCAGATAACAGAGCCTGTTGTTCCCAGATGCCTGAGGCTCAAGCAATGCCATGGTTTCGGGGGGATTCATCTGTGCTGTTGCCCAGGCATTCGTATGAAGAGAGGTAGAACAAGAACACTGCGCTGGGGCTAGTTCTTTATGTGTAAGGACCCCATGTAATGACAGCTTCCGATTGCCTAGGGCTCGGCCTCGGTAAACAGCCAAGGATTTCGTGCCCAATGTCTCCTGAAAAGAGGCCCAAAGACACTCATGCAAGGGAAGGAGCCGAGGGAGCAGTAACACCTTGGGCCGGGTCTCTGGTTTATGGGAACATGCCGCCTCACATCCCCCTGAGCACAGGAATTACCAGCTCTCAGGctttgggggagctgggcagagcGTTACCCTGGGAGATGTCAGACGCCAGGGGCCCACCGAAGGAAGCCATTTTCAAGCCCTCTGCACCCAAtgggcctttaaaaatctggacccgATTGCCGGtactgagcccttttgaaaattctggccttagTGCTCACTTCAAACCCGGGGGGTTCCAACTCATGGCCCACCGGACAACCGTGCTAAAGAGAGAATATGTATCTGATTCTGAGCTGACAGCAAAGCCCTGAGCCGCGGGGGAATCAGCCCCGTTGATGCAGGAAGAAACTGGGGGGTGCCACCTCCAAAACAACCTCCCCTGCATCCCAGGAGTGCGCAGAACAgctgctgccccttccctgctaAGCACTGCCTCCCTGACCCCCATCTGCAccgcaggggagggaggagcacgGCTCTGGCTGCTCCGCTGCCAGGCTGTAGGAGCTTCAAGGAGGGCCGGATCAGAGCTTGACTGGCTCCGGTGAGCGTAGGGAAGCCCCTAGCACAGGATggcttccctccccagcagccatCCAGGTCACCCCAGGTGAGAGAAAAGGAGAAGTCGAGAACTAGCTCTGGCCCCTGGATCTCTGCCCCAGCACAAACAAGAGCAGCATTAGATGGAGATGGGTAGAGTGCCGTGCActccagccacccccaccccacctctatAGCCCAATGCTGCCTATACCAAGGGCTGGAGATGACAGAGCTAAATCCACTGGCTCTACGCTCACAGCTGGGGACTCTTCCACACCCAGGGAATCCCTAACAGGAGGCAGGTGTGGGGTTTCTGGTTCCCTTGCCAGCCTGTGTAGCACAAAGAGCGGGGAGTAGGGCAGAGAATCTGCAAAGCATCGGCTGTGACCCCTGCCTGCAGGCTGAGGATGTTGGACTGTTTTAAACTGATCGTTATCCCCATGCTCTTGGCAACATGACATTGCAGTGTTATCGAGAGTTAAGCTACGTGCTGCTCTTGAGcggatatacctatctcatagagctggaagggaccctgaacggtcatcaagcccagccccctgccttcactagcaggattttgccccagatccctaagtggccccctcgagaattgaactcacaaccctgggtgtagcAGGCAGCCTGTCTAGTGGTTAAGGCAGGAGATTAACAGTCAGGATAACTGGTTCTGTTCCCAGGTGCAGCAATGAcgctctgggcaagtcactgccgccctgtgcctcagtttcttccccTGTAAAGCAGGGATAATACCCACccgcctttgtaaagcactggggggaggggggggcgctcTGGTAACAGGAAGGACGTGAGTGCACTTGTGATCGCAGACACCGAATTAGCACTGATGAGGGGCCCAGACCGAACATCCATGATGGGAATATCAAGAGGAGACAGCCACTAGCCTGAAGAGCAGGATCCTCCCAGACGTCTCACCACATGAATATTCTGGAGGTGGGCAGGTCCTCCCCTGGGATGCTCGTCAAGTGACAGCTGAAGGCCTCTCCTCCCAGGCATTTCAATGAGATGGGCACCGAGACCTCACCCACACAGGTTCTTCCCCTTCTAAATGCAGGAGTCCCAGCACATCAGAACAGCCAGGAAGGGCTGTTTGCAGAGAGCACTGGTTTCACATAGCACAGTGCAGCTCcatgactggggggaggggggacaccctATGCTAATTTAGCACAAAATCATTATTTAATAGACAAAGTAAATCAGAAAAAGGCAACGTTGCTGTGCTGGTGCTGAAACGTACAATTGTGAGACACGCCagagagctgcagagccaggggaccTCGGGGGTGACATTTCCAGGGATCAGCTTTCATCGCAGTTTGAAAAAACCCCGTGCAGAGAGATTATCTCCACACTGATCTGGATTGTCTCGTTCAGCTTTGGCCCTCGGCCTAGCTGGACAACGAGCAGAAAAGTTGGCCAACGTCCTGAGGTCAGCGGCCCCCACTGCATTAGCTGGGAAATAGTATAAAGAATCTTCAAGGCACTTGAAAACTCACAGTCTTAACACACTGGAGCCCAGAGAATTGAGGCAGCAGCTTGACATGGGAGTTAAAGCCCAGATACCTGCAAAAGGTGATTGAATATCATAGTATATGTAAACCAAAGCGGTGCAGAACAGAAATCACTCCCGCCGTGCAGGACAGAGCTGGTGTTGCTCAAGTTAATAGCTCCTGTTTCGATTAGAGTGAATGAACTGGTGCAAGCGGTGCTGCGTTCCAGGTTGGAAGGGGCTTGAGTCCACCAGGTGAAGTTTCTTCTTTGCCTTTAGGAGGCCTGCACTTACTGGGGGATGGCAATGGAGCTGCAGTCTGCTGCTTAGCCCTTCCGCAGGGCACTGAAGCAATTGGCTGTTACAAGACAAACCAAGACGTTCCAGTGGAGTCGGCTGAAGGGAGAAGCGATCTTCTGCCCCACTGGTGGCTTCACCCCGTGGAATCCTTCCTTGTCCCACACTGCACAGAAAGCGGAAGTGTAGCGTGCAGAGTGAGCAGGGGCCCGTTCTGGGCACACGGTTCAGCCTCCGGAGGAGCATCTGCTGCTGCGCCGAGTCAGTTGTCAGAAAAGTTCCAGCCGGACGGTGTCTGGAGTCCTTCCAACGACCACAGCCGCTCCCCCGTCCCATCACTGCCACAGCACAGACGGGATTTCATGCGTGTCTGCCTTTCCCTCTAACCTTTCCCCTCGCCTCTTCTTTaaggggaagaagagggaaaaAATATAGGCCTAAGGTCTGCATGGATTCAGCTCTTAAACCTCTGTCTCGGTCTTAAAGAGAATGGATCACGGGCAAGCAGAAGAGTCCGGGCTTTTCTGGATTGGGAACGACAGTCGAGATGGAGGGTTGGCACCATCAGCACACAGAGTTTTCCACTCAGCTAGCAGGAGAGGAGCTGTTAGCAAGTGACAGGGTCCTGCTTTGGTCTCTGCCAACAGCAGATTCCTCTCTCACCTGGAGGCGTGATTTTGGAGATTAACCTGCCTTTTCCACCTTTTCCTTCTGCACATCACGAGGTCAGAGGGAGAGTGTTTCATGTGCCACCTCCCCTCAGTGCCCCACAGCTTATTAATTCTCCAAATATTTCACTCTGTCAAGCAGCAGCAAGGGCTCTGTATGACCCTCatcctgggaggaaggggagagagcgTAGCTGAACAGGGCACTAGCCAGCCCGGCTGCAAggtgaaggctgaggggaggaggagtgtTCAGGTCTCTGCCTTAAGAAAAGCTGAGCCTCTGGTGTGTTCATTTCCTGATGTTGTTTGTAAAGCAAATGGTGGCCAGTAAGGATAGCCCAGTGCCCCTCGTCCCCTCCGCAGTGCCTGCGTTTAGGGCTGGACAGCAGCAGTAGGCAAAGGCCAATATGCATGTAGTACTCCAGCACTGTTTCCCCCTCCTCGGAAATCACTCCACCCCCCTACGAACCAAAGGCTGAGAATGGATATGGTTCTGGCCACATCGAACACAGCCAGATTCCTCTTTCCACAGAGTCCTCATGAGAAAGGCCGGGGAGAATGGGCCCCTCGgggagcagagacagagagagcgaaGGGGGAGGCCAGGTCTCTGAGACCCTGCAGACTGGGACCGGGGATGCAGATGCAGCAATTGGAAAAACTGAAGAAATCTCAAGTGACTTCCTGCTAAAAGGCTGGGGCAGATGCTGACCCCTATAAGGCCCCATTATGCTGCTCTGGTGTTGGAAAGGGATAGAAACGGCCCCCAGAGAATAGCTCCAGCGTAGCTGGGCCGtgtccttcccccagcccagccctcagtgcacagagctggggaacagccgcagGAGGATGGTTACTGGGGGTATGAGAgcgtagcagcagcagcctgcctCTAGCTCGGCTGGCAGCAAAGCAGCCCCTGGAGCTGCTCCTGCAGCCCCCAGAACCGGGGAGGCATAAAGGTCCCTTTGCAGACAATTGGTCCAGGCTGCAGTTTCTGTGCTGCAGCGCCTAGTGACCCCAGCAGATACACAGGGGCTTCAGGATCAGCTGTCTGGGGGCAtctcaggggtgtggggggaaactGCCCTGGAAGGAGCAGCGGAGGGGAGGCCAACACTGCTGGGGTCAGGCCAGGGCCCCCTGAGAGGAAGGGGCCAGCACTGCTTGGGTCAGGTCAGGGCCCTGTGGcaaaggttggggggaggggctggagccccatggcaaaggttggggggaggggctgcacctGCTGGGGTCAGGCCTGATCTGTGGGGtaatggatgggggtggggctaggagcCCTCTGTGGTTTCCAGGCtgtggaggaggagcagaggctggTGTGAAGCAGAGGGCGTGGGGAGGGGTGGACGTGGCGAGAGGAGCCCAGGGTGGTTAATAGGCTGGGCAGAGCCCACAGTGAGGCAAAGGCTGTAAGAGGAATGGGACCATTCCTCTAGGCAGCCCCAGGTacatgtggggtgggggctgtgggttggcCTGGCAGCCAGAGGAGCTCTGACATCTGAGGTCGGGAGCCCAGGAGGCACCACGGTTGCAGTGGACTAGGCGGGGGCTAGGGGCAGGAAACATGCAAGGCCTGGGGTGAAGTGTGCACCAGTGTTGgagaggctgggctcagggctttgcTGTGGTGAAGGCtacggagggggtggggggcctgggAAGCGCTCAGGGACTTACTCATCAGCccgattattttttcttttatttctaagTAGGAGGGTACTACCACAACAGGCATCAGCTGGGAATGGGAAGAGATGACAGGCCGTCAGCCTCCCAGGGCGGTTGGAGCTGAACAGCAAGAGTGGATATGGGCTCATGGCACCAGGGGGGCTGTTGGTGAAGCAGATTCCACCTTCGATGAAATAGTTTCTGTGCAGTTGGGTCTCTGTTCTCCTGACTCCTGCTTCTGTGGTGGACAGCGTCCCTCACCGCTTCCAGTGGCTTAGACCCAAAGGGAGAACCCTACCGCATAACGACACGAAGAAAAAGCCAGGGGCTTGGAACCAGACCACTAGTTTTGTCCTTCCCCACATTTTAACTTCTGCACAAAGATCTCTGGTCTGCGGAATCAGCTGGTCCCAGCAGCTCAGTTCCTGGCAACAGCACAATCCCCGGGGCAGCTTGGGATGCTGCGCTGGCTCTgccctctctcttctcctggCATGTGGTACGGAACCAGCCAATATGAGAAGAGACTCCGGGAGCCTCAGGCCAGGCCTGTGGTTTGTTGTTAGTCTGAAGTAGCTGTAATATAAAAGACCAATATAAAAGTGCCTAACGCTaggttttgtttcagtttaaaaTCTACGCGGACCGAAATGCTCCATTGGTCAGTCAGTGGGAGTTCGTCTGACGGAGGCAGGTTCTTGGGGGTGGGCGCCACAAAGGCCCcttgcctggccccagcccagcagcagcatcGAGCGCATGTGCGACCCTTCCAGCACATGCAGATCAGGAGGGCTCTGGCTTCGGcaataaataaaggcaaaaataCAACAATCACTTTTGGAACTTTAAATATCTTTCTCTTGCACTCGGTGTCTCTTTACACAACCCTCTCCTTGAGGTGTCCGGATCACCTCCGCCAGTCCTGGGGCAAcaggcaggggagaggaagggtCCGTTATAGAGGGGACGGACATCCCGGCATCACCGGCACGTATGCATTTCTACCACTCGGTGGCACTGTTTACATTTGACAAAGCAGCACCAGTGGAACTTGCAACTGCACCTTTCCACCACCTCCACTTCGTCTGTGTGAAAGCCCCTCCCACAGCACATAAGCTCACAGCCATCAATAGCTTTGGAAGTCTTGTTGCATTGCCGGCCACTGGTCCCCAGGACCCCATTCTTTAGGTCATGGTCACAGAAGTCCGGGCTGGAGTCCAGGTAGACCAGGTCCTCATCCGTGTGTGGTTTGAACTGGGAGTTTTTTGGCACCAGGACTTTGGTGGAGCCGATCTTTCTCTGCTCAACTTCTGTGGCCCCATCAAATTTCTCCTTTAACATGTTGCCCACTTTGCGGAAGGGAGGCATTGCTTTCCAACAGGTCTTCACCTCGCACGAGCCTGACACACCATGGCATTTGCACTCGACCCGCATGTTGTTCAGGATAGCCTGAAAGAGCACACAAAGAAGAGAGCGGTCAGCTGCCTGCAGGAGGCACCCGCACCCAGACCCATTAGTACACACCATGCAGCagggcaggaagaccagcaagtGTGATGCAAGTGTGACCTAGCGCAAGAGTGAACGGAGGTGCCTGCTGCAGGTGAAGAGACAGGACAGTGAGCAATGAAGTGCAGGAACCATTAGTATGGTCAGATGAAGGGAAATGGAGCGTGGGCAGTGGCCACTGGCCCAAGTCTGGCAGCTGCCCTGGTGTTCTGAGGAGCTATTACCTTCCTTCCAGCCTCATTATTATGGAGGTTCATGAGCGCCCTGCTGGAGGAGGCACCTTTGCTTCTCTCCCGGACATCAACGAAAGACTGTGAGAAGGCCACTCCGTAGGCGATGTTATCAGAACAGCCAGACCACTGGAAGCCTAAAGTACAGCAGGGATTGGAAAGAGTGATTTGCAGCAGAAATGAGGGCGAGGCAGAGCTGGAGGACAGGACAATCAGTCGGCTCCTCGGCCTGccctctccctctccagtccccacAGTCTAGCTACAGAGGAGCTGGCCACTTCCTGTTTCTCCCTCCAAAGGTCGG is a window of Emys orbicularis isolate rEmyOrb1 chromosome 22, rEmyOrb1.hap1, whole genome shotgun sequence DNA encoding:
- the WNT4 gene encoding protein Wnt-4, translating into MSPQYSLRSLLLVILAAFSANASNWLYLAKLSSVGSISEEETCEKLKGLIQRQVQMCKRNLEVMDSVRRGAQLAIEECQYQFRNRRWNCSTLDTLPVFGKVVTQGTREAAFVYAISSAGVAFAVTRACSSGELEKCGCDRTVHGVSPQGFQWSGCSDNIAYGVAFSQSFVDVRERSKGASSSRALMNLHNNEAGRKAILNNMRVECKCHGVSGSCEVKTCWKAMPPFRKVGNMLKEKFDGATEVEQRKIGSTKVLVPKNSQFKPHTDEDLVYLDSSPDFCDHDLKNGVLGTSGRQCNKTSKAIDGCELMCCGRGFHTDEVEVVERCSCKFHWCCFVKCKQCHRVVEMHTCR